In Nocardia sp. NBC_00403, one DNA window encodes the following:
- a CDS encoding SDR family NAD(P)-dependent oxidoreductase encodes MTDLSGAPKLDTLLDRTIVPGYTRLGIVLRRRNRPADPEPGALRGATAMVTGANSGIGKAIAEALAGLDASVILAVRDRIRGERARQDILTTHPDADLTVTECDIADLASVTECTEGLRERLPKLDVLIHNAGVLPPERAETADGHELTLATHVLGPLLLTDRLAALLNAAGDPRVIFMSSGGMYTQLLAVDDPEYRKGRYRGATAYARTKRMQVAFTPILAEYYGPQGISFHSMHPGWVDTPGVAAALPGFHRLIGPLLRTPAEGADTAVWLAAATPTPPSGRFWHDRRPRPEHYLRRTHYTNGELWRLWLDCRQAARIDTG; translated from the coding sequence ATGACCGATCTATCCGGAGCCCCGAAGCTCGACACTCTGCTCGACCGGACGATCGTTCCCGGATACACCCGCCTCGGCATTGTCCTGCGCCGCCGCAACCGGCCCGCCGATCCGGAACCCGGCGCACTGCGCGGCGCCACCGCCATGGTGACCGGCGCGAATTCGGGCATCGGCAAGGCAATCGCCGAGGCACTGGCCGGACTCGACGCATCGGTGATTCTTGCCGTGCGCGATCGGATACGCGGCGAACGCGCCCGGCAAGACATCCTCACGACACACCCCGACGCCGATCTGACCGTCACAGAATGCGATATCGCAGACCTGGCCAGCGTGACGGAATGCACCGAAGGCCTCCGCGAGCGACTGCCGAAACTCGACGTACTGATCCACAACGCGGGCGTGCTGCCGCCCGAACGCGCCGAGACGGCCGACGGGCACGAACTGACTCTGGCGACCCACGTGCTCGGCCCGCTGTTGCTCACCGATCGACTCGCCGCCCTGCTGAACGCTGCCGGCGACCCGCGGGTGATCTTCATGTCCTCAGGCGGCATGTACACCCAGCTGCTGGCCGTCGATGATCCCGAGTACCGCAAGGGCCGTTACCGCGGTGCGACCGCTTACGCCCGCACCAAACGCATGCAGGTGGCCTTCACGCCGATTCTCGCTGAATACTATGGTCCCCAGGGCATTTCGTTTCACAGCATGCACCCGGGCTGGGTCGACACACCTGGCGTCGCTGCCGCACTGCCCGGATTCCATCGCCTGATCGGCCCGTTGCTGCGCACTCCGGCCGAGGGCGCGGACACTGCCGTCTGGCTGGCCGCGGCCACACCGACCCCACCGTCCGGCCGGTTCTGGCACGACCGCCGCCCGCGACCCGAGCACTACCTACGCCGCACCCACTACACCAACGGCGAGCTGTGGCGGCTCTGGCTGGACTGCAGACAGGCGGCCCGCATCGACACCGGATGA
- a CDS encoding 3-oxo-5-alpha-steroid 4-dehydrogenase has product MDWYTGNTAYDTVLTIAFGFAAFVLVGGLFAQSPYGRFATTKVGFNLNPKLGWWLMEIPATVVFAVFYLTGPDRFEPTSLVLALIWLVHYGNRGWFFPLSIRQVPGKRSSFNVSVLGMGMFVTALHGYLNGAFFSHDYKHQYGTGWLTDPRFLIGVVVYLCGFALLVRSEAIVRNLRDKNDPGAADYRIPYGFGFRFVTSPAYLGELLAWAGFALLTWSLAGVVIFLITAGNLVPRAFATHRWYREKFADYPSDRKALIPFVI; this is encoded by the coding sequence ATGGACTGGTACACCGGGAACACCGCCTACGACACGGTGCTGACGATCGCCTTCGGGTTCGCGGCATTCGTGCTGGTCGGTGGGCTCTTCGCGCAAAGCCCGTACGGCCGCTTCGCCACCACGAAGGTCGGTTTCAACCTCAACCCGAAGCTCGGCTGGTGGTTGATGGAAATACCGGCCACGGTGGTGTTCGCGGTGTTCTACCTGACCGGCCCGGACCGATTCGAGCCGACGTCGCTGGTGCTCGCACTGATCTGGCTCGTGCACTACGGAAATCGCGGCTGGTTCTTCCCGCTGTCCATTCGGCAGGTGCCCGGCAAGCGCAGCAGCTTCAACGTCTCGGTACTCGGTATGGGCATGTTCGTGACCGCGCTGCACGGCTACCTGAACGGCGCATTCTTCAGTCACGACTACAAGCATCAGTACGGCACCGGCTGGCTCACCGATCCGCGTTTCCTCATCGGCGTCGTGGTCTATCTCTGCGGGTTCGCCCTGCTGGTCCGCTCCGAGGCAATTGTGCGCAACCTGCGTGACAAGAACGACCCCGGCGCGGCGGATTACCGGATTCCCTACGGCTTCGGATTCCGATTCGTCACCAGTCCCGCCTACCTCGGCGAGCTGCTCGCCTGGGCCGGCTTCGCGCTGTTGACCTGGTCGCTGGCCGGTGTGGTGATCTTCCTGATCACCGCGGGCAACCTGGTGCCGCGCGCCTTTGCGACCCATAGGTGGTACCGCGAGAAGTTCGCCGACTATCCGTCTGACCGGAAGGCGTTGATTCCGTTCGTGATCTGA
- a CDS encoding nuclear transport factor 2 family protein produces MPLDPTATDLLVAVAASPRAVAAHDRAAWVGLFSTDAAVNDPVGSRPHIGRAAIERFYDTFIGPNTIAFRVERDLVGPPTVVRDLLIETTMSTGATVAVPMHLRYDLVEENGVWKITRLAAHWELAAMIMQLLRTGLPGLGAALKLGPQLIANQGIGGAVGMMRGLFGVGRTGKRVATRLFTAAAAMDISRVRGLLDYDSAIEFPAGTPVSVEEFINRARNLKWDKLIAAGRTVTASIELGPVHGVAFIEFTSRAGQISAIRVFTDA; encoded by the coding sequence ATGCCGCTGGATCCGACGGCCACCGACTTGCTCGTCGCCGTAGCGGCCTCGCCGCGCGCCGTCGCCGCCCATGACCGCGCGGCCTGGGTGGGGCTGTTCAGCACCGACGCCGCCGTCAACGATCCGGTCGGCTCGCGGCCGCATATCGGTCGCGCCGCGATCGAGCGCTTCTACGACACCTTCATCGGCCCGAACACCATCGCCTTCCGGGTCGAGCGCGATCTCGTCGGCCCGCCGACCGTGGTCCGAGACCTGCTGATCGAGACCACGATGTCGACCGGCGCCACCGTCGCGGTCCCGATGCACCTGCGCTACGACCTCGTCGAAGAAAACGGCGTCTGGAAAATCACCCGCCTGGCCGCGCACTGGGAATTGGCCGCGATGATCATGCAGCTACTGCGCACCGGGTTGCCGGGCCTGGGCGCCGCGCTGAAACTCGGCCCGCAGTTGATCGCCAATCAGGGCATCGGCGGCGCCGTCGGGATGATGCGCGGACTCTTCGGAGTCGGCCGTACGGGCAAACGCGTCGCGACCCGACTCTTCACCGCCGCGGCGGCGATGGACATCAGCCGCGTCCGCGGCCTGCTCGACTACGACAGCGCCATCGAGTTTCCCGCGGGCACACCGGTCTCGGTGGAGGAGTTCATCAATCGTGCACGAAACCTGAAGTGGGACAAGCTGATCGCCGCCGGTCGCACAGTCACCGCCAGCATAGAACTTGGCCCGGTGCACGGTGTCGCGTTCATCGAATTCACCTCCAGGGCGGGGCAGATCAGCGCGATCCGGGTGTTCACCGACGCCTGA
- a CDS encoding RNA-guided endonuclease InsQ/TnpB family protein produces MTEVVRFNYRLRPGVQAERALVSEWHRCRFVWNEAVHQQKSGGRPTFGKLGKFLTEARGRAAWLREGAQVAQQQALRTYAQALDHSFKVKGRGQPRFEPRKKTLPSLEYTVRGFSIRDGRLLLPKGVSIPVVWSRELPSEPTSVRITQDCLGHWYASFVVRREVETVPVAQGGVGIDWGVSVTATTTDTRFDLPFLGHRKRCAAELAKAQRRMARRRSGTSGPQSGGYQRAAREVAKLHKKAARQTRHDSRVWAKRVVANHALIAVEDFRPKFLAKSTMARKAADAAIGGAKRELIERGVRARRKVVLVQPAYTTMTCSDCFARTKRLELCERTFRCPDCGYTAGRDRNAARVILVVAERGHVSVEDVRQAGHLLRVGGSVAV; encoded by the coding sequence ATGACCGAGGTGGTGCGCTTCAACTACCGCCTGCGCCCTGGCGTGCAGGCGGAGCGGGCACTGGTCTCGGAGTGGCATCGGTGCCGGTTTGTGTGGAACGAGGCTGTGCATCAACAGAAGTCGGGTGGACGTCCCACCTTCGGCAAGCTCGGGAAGTTCCTGACCGAAGCGCGGGGCCGGGCTGCGTGGTTGCGGGAGGGGGCGCAGGTCGCCCAGCAGCAGGCGCTGCGTACCTACGCGCAAGCCCTCGACCATTCGTTCAAGGTCAAAGGACGCGGCCAACCGAGGTTCGAACCACGCAAGAAGACGTTGCCGTCGCTGGAATACACCGTGCGCGGGTTCAGCATCCGCGACGGCAGGCTGCTCCTGCCGAAGGGCGTGAGTATCCCGGTGGTGTGGTCGCGGGAACTGCCATCCGAGCCGACATCTGTCCGTATCACCCAAGACTGCCTGGGGCATTGGTATGCCTCGTTCGTTGTCCGGCGTGAGGTGGAAACCGTGCCGGTAGCCCAGGGTGGTGTCGGTATCGACTGGGGTGTGAGCGTCACGGCCACGACCACCGACACCCGGTTCGACCTGCCCTTTCTGGGGCACCGGAAACGGTGCGCGGCGGAACTCGCCAAAGCGCAACGCCGCATGGCTCGCCGCCGTAGCGGCACGAGCGGCCCACAGTCCGGTGGTTATCAGCGGGCCGCCCGCGAGGTCGCGAAGCTCCACAAGAAAGCGGCACGGCAAACCCGGCACGATTCGCGGGTGTGGGCGAAACGTGTTGTCGCCAACCATGCGTTGATCGCGGTGGAAGATTTCCGGCCGAAGTTCCTGGCGAAGTCCACGATGGCCCGCAAAGCGGCCGACGCGGCGATCGGTGGGGCGAAGCGGGAGTTGATCGAGCGTGGTGTGCGGGCTCGCCGGAAGGTGGTGTTGGTTCAGCCCGCCTATACGACGATGACGTGCAGTGACTGTTTCGCGAGAACCAAGCGACTCGAACTGTGCGAGAGGACTTTCCGATGCCCCGACTGCGGTTACACCGCGGGTCGGGACCGGAACGCTGCCAGAGTGATTCTGGTTGTGGCAGAGCGCGGCCACGTCAGTGTTGAGGATGTGAGACAAGCGGGTCACCTCCTTCGGGTGGGTGGTTCGGTTGCGGTCTGA
- a CDS encoding cytochrome P450, with amino-acid sequence MIPRVAAADMRIGDVDIDRGDLVLMLIAVAQRDPAVFTDPDRFDPTHDNRHLAFGLGAHFCLGAPLARLEGCVPVTRFAQRVRSPGCAIGPPPYRAHVNLRGPAAIPLDFAEITPRQ; translated from the coding sequence ATGATTCCGCGCGTCGCGGCCGCGGATATGCGGATCGGCGACGTAGACATCGACCGCGGCGACCTGGTCCTGATGCTGATCGCCGTCGCGCAGCGTGATCCCGCGGTCTTCACCGATCCGGACCGTTTCGACCCCACTCACGACAACCGCCATCTCGCCTTCGGGCTCGGCGCGCATTTCTGCCTCGGCGCTCCGCTGGCCAGGCTCGAAGGATGCGTCCCTGTGACCAGGTTCGCGCAGCGGGTCCGATCCCCCGGCTGCGCCATCGGTCCGCCGCCGTACCGCGCGCACGTCAACCTACGCGGACCGGCGGCGATACCGCTCGATTTCGCCGAGATCACACCGCGGCAGTAG
- a CDS encoding sterol desaturase family protein produces MGRVDLLGYALPAFVLLMVVEWISYRRDPDRSDNTSAGRDTAANLATFTLGRLVKPFMHYLLPFSAVLVAAAVTPLHLSPKSWWVWVLGLVVTDFCYYWAHRADHRVRLLWTAHSVHHSSEYFNLSTALRLPWLHPVANMVRGLAWVPAALIGLPPWMIFLLQTIGLLYQFPIHTQRVGRLGLPIEFLFNTPAHHRIHHGSNQPYIDRNYGGIFIVWDRMFGSFAAESEPIRYGLTKNIATDNPLRVNFHELAGLIGDVRNAETWRGRIGYVFGPPGWTEKANASEPEPLAVQPETVRGAESTAAV; encoded by the coding sequence ATGGGCCGTGTGGACTTGTTGGGCTATGCGTTACCGGCATTCGTGCTGCTGATGGTGGTCGAGTGGATCTCGTATCGCCGCGATCCCGACCGATCCGACAACACCAGCGCAGGGCGTGACACCGCCGCCAACTTGGCGACTTTCACCCTCGGCAGGCTCGTCAAACCGTTCATGCACTACCTGCTGCCGTTCTCCGCCGTGCTGGTCGCTGCCGCGGTGACTCCGCTGCACCTGTCGCCGAAGAGCTGGTGGGTGTGGGTGCTCGGGTTGGTGGTCACCGATTTCTGTTATTACTGGGCCCATCGCGCCGACCATCGGGTGCGACTGCTGTGGACCGCCCACAGCGTCCACCACTCCAGCGAGTACTTCAATCTCTCCACCGCGCTGCGGCTGCCATGGCTGCATCCGGTGGCCAACATGGTGCGCGGACTGGCGTGGGTGCCTGCGGCCCTGATCGGCCTGCCGCCGTGGATGATCTTCTTGCTGCAGACCATCGGATTGCTCTACCAGTTCCCGATCCACACCCAGCGGGTCGGCAGGCTGGGGCTGCCGATCGAGTTCCTGTTCAATACGCCCGCGCATCACCGGATCCACCACGGCTCGAACCAGCCCTATATCGACAGGAACTATGGCGGCATCTTCATTGTTTGGGACCGGATGTTCGGCAGCTTTGCCGCCGAATCCGAACCGATCCGTTACGGCCTGACGAAGAACATCGCCACCGACAACCCACTGCGGGTCAATTTCCACGAGCTGGCGGGATTGATCGGCGACGTTCGCAATGCCGAAACCTGGAGGGGTCGAATCGGTTACGTGTTCGGTCCGCCGGGATGGACCGAAAAGGCGAACGCCTCCGAGCCGGAACCCCTTGCGGTGCAGCCCGAGACCGTCAGGGGCGCCGAATCTACTGCCGCGGTGTGA
- a CDS encoding sensor histidine kinase: MDVSRSLARQSLVVAVVAATIDTVVLALCGVFAVAPWQATAVAVGVAAADLALAAPPRTAGIVAVGQVALRLLEALLLHRHGFAARFADVGFLVAGYRAGAWMTGPTSVSTVLTLCSGFAGAHLLVGSTTSHDWRLLLATTVSVGVVPWLVGRYTAARGAYIAELEQQAQLRKQEQQAALERAVADERAAIARDLHDVISHHVSAIGIHAGAARIALADSGNGPATKSLTAVETSSRAAMVDLRRQLDLLHGRDDDGRRQPGLADIDGLIEHVRSAGMTVEVTVRGSAVPLPDSLNITLYRIVQEMLTNALRHGDGENAWLDVEYRPNLIMIETTNPIMAGTAIDNASMPRGIGGIRRRAELFGGELRCGPQSNRTRWHSAVSVPIGGS, from the coding sequence GTGGACGTGAGCAGGTCGTTGGCCCGCCAGTCGCTGGTGGTCGCGGTGGTCGCCGCGACGATCGACACTGTGGTCCTGGCCCTGTGCGGCGTCTTCGCCGTAGCGCCGTGGCAGGCGACCGCAGTGGCGGTCGGTGTCGCCGCCGCCGATCTCGCGCTGGCCGCGCCGCCGCGTACCGCAGGCATCGTTGCGGTCGGCCAGGTTGCCCTGAGGCTGCTCGAGGCGCTACTGCTGCATCGGCACGGCTTCGCGGCACGATTCGCCGATGTCGGGTTCCTGGTCGCCGGTTATCGCGCGGGCGCGTGGATGACAGGCCCGACATCCGTTTCGACAGTCCTCACACTGTGCTCCGGTTTCGCGGGCGCGCACCTGCTCGTCGGCAGCACCACCTCACACGACTGGCGGCTGCTGCTTGCGACAACGGTGTCGGTGGGTGTGGTGCCCTGGTTGGTCGGCCGATACACCGCGGCACGTGGCGCGTACATCGCAGAGCTCGAGCAGCAAGCACAGTTGCGCAAGCAGGAACAGCAGGCCGCGCTCGAGCGCGCGGTCGCCGATGAACGCGCCGCCATCGCGCGCGATCTGCATGACGTGATTTCCCACCATGTCAGTGCCATCGGCATCCATGCGGGCGCCGCGCGAATCGCCCTTGCCGACTCCGGAAATGGTCCGGCCACCAAGTCTTTGACCGCGGTGGAAACGAGTAGCAGGGCCGCGATGGTCGACCTGCGTCGGCAACTGGATCTGCTGCACGGCCGCGACGACGACGGCCGGCGCCAACCCGGGCTTGCCGATATCGACGGCCTGATCGAGCACGTGCGCTCGGCCGGGATGACGGTCGAAGTCACCGTACGTGGGTCAGCCGTGCCACTGCCGGATTCGCTGAACATCACCCTCTATCGAATCGTGCAGGAAATGTTGACCAACGCACTACGCCACGGCGATGGCGAAAACGCATGGCTGGATGTGGAATACCGGCCGAACCTGATCATGATCGAAACGACGAATCCGATCATGGCAGGCACGGCGATCGACAACGCCTCGATGCCGCGCGGCATCGGTGGCATCCGACGACGCGCCGAACTCTTCGGCGGCGAGCTCCGGTGCGGTCCACAGTCGAATAGAACTCGTTGGCACAGTGCGGTTTCGGTCCCGATCGGAGGATCGTGA
- a CDS encoding response regulator transcription factor: MNAPIRVLIADDHSMFRSGLRAVVDSQADLDCVAEVSEGRAAIAEIARLRPDVAILDVRMPKLDGLAATEVIVAAGGTRVLVLTTYDSDANLYRALQAGASGFLLKSLPPEELVAAIRIAARGDALIDPSMTRRLATRFAGSLAPPRTPPQVQQLTAREHEVLLLLADARSNAEIASLLGVGEETVKTHVSRILAKLGVRDRIHAVVFAHKHGLVPVGPSQH; encoded by the coding sequence GTGAACGCACCGATTCGAGTATTGATCGCCGACGACCACAGCATGTTCCGCTCCGGCCTGCGCGCCGTCGTCGACAGCCAGGCGGATCTCGACTGTGTCGCCGAGGTGAGCGAGGGTCGGGCCGCGATCGCCGAAATCGCCAGGTTGCGACCGGATGTCGCGATCCTCGATGTGCGGATGCCGAAGCTGGACGGGCTCGCCGCCACCGAGGTCATCGTCGCCGCAGGCGGCACCCGTGTCCTCGTGCTCACCACCTATGACAGCGATGCCAACCTCTACCGCGCCCTGCAGGCAGGTGCGAGCGGCTTCCTGCTGAAAAGCCTTCCGCCGGAAGAACTCGTCGCCGCGATCCGGATCGCGGCTCGCGGCGACGCTCTGATCGATCCGTCGATGACCCGCCGCTTGGCGACGCGGTTCGCGGGCAGCCTCGCGCCGCCGCGCACTCCGCCGCAGGTGCAGCAGCTCACCGCACGGGAGCACGAAGTGCTGCTACTGCTCGCCGACGCGCGCAGCAACGCCGAGATCGCCTCGTTGCTCGGCGTCGGCGAGGAGACCGTCAAGACCCATGTCTCCCGCATTCTCGCCAAACTCGGTGTCCGCGACCGGATTCACGCGGTCGTGTTCGCCCACAAGCACGGGCTGGTCCCCGTCGGCCCGTCACAGCACTGA
- a CDS encoding DUF2231 domain-containing protein — protein sequence MSTINGLPAHVLLVHVIVVFVPLTSALLILSGLWPAARRRLIWLVTALAAVTVALTPLTTDAGASLQHRLGSSPAIETHADLGRTMIYFVVPLLLVAALLLVIHLREERDKPPTRALTALLAVLAVGCGIAACTQAYRVGDSGTRAVWGAQIDQCCDGPTGTSPCLWANTTA from the coding sequence ATGTCGACGATCAACGGTTTGCCCGCCCACGTGCTGTTGGTTCATGTGATCGTGGTGTTCGTGCCGTTGACCTCGGCATTGTTGATACTGTCCGGGTTATGGCCCGCGGCGCGTCGCCGATTGATCTGGCTGGTCACCGCCCTCGCGGCGGTGACGGTCGCGCTGACTCCGCTCACCACCGACGCCGGTGCATCACTCCAGCATCGACTCGGTTCCTCACCCGCCATCGAGACCCACGCCGACCTCGGCCGAACGATGATCTACTTCGTTGTCCCGCTGCTGCTGGTCGCTGCGCTGCTCCTCGTTATTCATCTGCGCGAGGAACGCGACAAGCCGCCGACCCGGGCACTCACCGCCCTCCTCGCGGTACTGGCGGTCGGCTGTGGCATCGCGGCCTGCACGCAGGCGTATCGAGTGGGTGACTCCGGCACCCGCGCCGTGTGGGGTGCCCAGATCGATCAGTGCTGTGACGGGCCGACGGGGACCAGCCCGTGCTTGTGGGCGAACACGACCGCGTGA
- a CDS encoding TetR/AcrR family transcriptional regulator: MNNMAQRKPSMEPPVELVMGAAECVRRSGVRGFRLTDVAKAAGVSRGTVYNTFGDKQAAINAGLAYLCNAFIDGLALSVTPKPTLREQVGEAAAMIYEHVTTPQLFDPPLRTDSIIATLLEHYGDNLSHSWAGFWATLVAQAQQRGEVDAGIDPMHAGDWIVRVLLSLEILPFAVADFKNADDVRERTSDLLLNGFAPRRFS, encoded by the coding sequence ATGAACAACATGGCCCAACGGAAACCGTCGATGGAACCACCCGTCGAGCTGGTCATGGGCGCGGCCGAATGCGTGCGACGCTCCGGCGTGCGCGGCTTTCGACTGACCGACGTCGCCAAGGCCGCGGGCGTTTCGCGCGGCACGGTGTACAACACCTTCGGCGACAAGCAGGCGGCCATCAATGCGGGGCTGGCCTATCTGTGCAACGCCTTCATCGACGGACTTGCGTTGAGCGTCACCCCCAAACCGACCTTGCGCGAGCAGGTGGGCGAGGCGGCGGCGATGATCTACGAGCACGTCACGACGCCCCAACTTTTCGATCCCCCGCTGCGGACCGACAGCATCATCGCCACACTGCTCGAGCATTACGGCGACAACCTGAGCCACAGCTGGGCCGGTTTCTGGGCGACATTAGTGGCGCAGGCACAGCAGCGCGGCGAGGTCGACGCGGGCATCGACCCGATGCATGCCGGCGATTGGATCGTGCGGGTACTGCTCAGCCTGGAAATCCTGCCGTTCGCCGTTGCCGACTTCAAGAATGCGGACGACGTCCGCGAGCGCACGAGTGACCTACTGCTCAATGGGTTCGCCCCGCGTCGCTTTTCGTAG
- a CDS encoding flavin-containing monooxygenase, producing the protein MTSEYVDVAIIGAGPGGITAAYHLQQAGITDFVILERAEDFGGSWRDNIYPGLFVDVPTLFYQFPFARKSDWSRLFPAGTEIQRYNKQVAADLDLYKHFRGGCAVDREMWDDHERVWVLHIAGRDPVRARFVINAVGGYINAKPSGEIPGCAQFSGTILRPNSWDADYDYRDKRVAVIGTGSSSVQIVSEIFGKARQVDVYQRTPSWILPKPDVELSTRAQRILALPGVTAAINGAALAAMELPLQLICNVLPVLPRTLLTKLLPQYDKIWRLLYRMLLRAKIENPADRRALVPSYGILAKRPILSSSFLTALASPTVSLIADPLEQVTAHGIRTTDGVERDYDLIVMATGYELFTAPESYRPGTILGPAGFDLAEDYHRNGVRSYGGSAHPGLPNRWSLVGPQGYVGVAWHTFVDLTARHAVRVISEARKRGATVAQVRADAFGRWTDKMRRHNKLISTYVVDCNPDLRTYFVNSHGEALYYRPQTISGALWFSRYSPLGDYWFRRDACEPLPAPRAISNQGRIEAGI; encoded by the coding sequence ATGACAAGTGAATACGTCGATGTCGCGATCATCGGAGCCGGACCCGGGGGCATCACCGCCGCCTATCACCTGCAACAGGCGGGCATCACCGATTTCGTCATATTGGAGCGGGCCGAGGACTTCGGCGGAAGTTGGCGCGACAATATCTATCCCGGCCTTTTCGTAGATGTCCCAACACTGTTCTACCAGTTCCCTTTTGCGCGGAAATCCGATTGGTCGCGGCTGTTTCCGGCGGGCACCGAGATCCAGCGATACAACAAGCAGGTGGCGGCGGATCTGGACCTGTACAAGCACTTTCGCGGCGGGTGTGCGGTCGATCGCGAGATGTGGGACGACCACGAACGAGTGTGGGTGCTGCATATCGCAGGACGCGATCCGGTGCGAGCTCGCTTCGTCATCAACGCGGTGGGTGGCTATATCAATGCCAAGCCGTCGGGCGAGATCCCGGGCTGCGCACAGTTTTCCGGAACGATCCTTCGTCCGAACTCCTGGGATGCCGACTACGACTATCGCGACAAGCGAGTTGCCGTGATCGGCACCGGATCGAGCTCGGTGCAGATCGTCTCGGAAATCTTCGGCAAGGCACGGCAGGTGGATGTCTACCAGCGCACGCCATCGTGGATCCTACCCAAGCCCGACGTCGAATTATCAACGCGCGCACAACGAATACTGGCACTACCCGGAGTCACCGCGGCGATCAACGGCGCCGCTCTTGCGGCAATGGAACTACCCCTCCAGCTCATCTGCAATGTGCTGCCCGTGCTACCACGCACGCTGCTGACGAAGCTGCTACCGCAATACGACAAGATCTGGCGCCTGCTGTACAGGATGCTACTGCGCGCGAAGATCGAGAACCCAGCCGATCGAAGGGCTTTGGTGCCGTCCTATGGAATCCTCGCCAAGCGCCCGATTCTGTCCAGCAGCTTCCTGACCGCACTTGCATCCCCCACCGTGTCATTGATCGCCGACCCCCTCGAACAAGTCACCGCGCACGGCATCAGAACCACCGACGGAGTCGAGCGCGACTACGACCTCATCGTCATGGCAACGGGCTACGAATTGTTCACCGCCCCCGAGTCATACCGGCCAGGAACGATTCTGGGGCCTGCCGGCTTCGACCTGGCCGAGGACTACCACCGCAACGGTGTGCGCAGCTACGGCGGAAGCGCCCATCCGGGGCTACCCAATCGATGGTCACTTGTCGGGCCACAGGGATACGTCGGGGTCGCATGGCACACCTTCGTCGACCTCACTGCCCGCCATGCCGTGCGCGTCATCTCCGAGGCCAGGAAGCGCGGCGCCACCGTCGCACAGGTGCGGGCCGACGCGTTCGGTCGTTGGACCGACAAGATGCGACGCCACAACAAGCTCATCAGTACATACGTCGTCGACTGCAACCCGGACCTGCGCACCTACTTCGTCAACTCCCACGGCGAGGCGCTCTACTACCGACCCCAAACCATCAGTGGCGCACTGTGGTTCAGCAGGTACTCGCCGCTCGGCGACTACTGGTTCAGACGCGACGCCTGCGAACCGCTGCCCGCGCCGCGCGCGATTTCCAACCAGGGAAGAATCGAGGCAGGAATATGA
- a CDS encoding mycofactocin-coupled SDR family oxidoreductase, producing MTRTIEPDRPLAGKVAYVTGAARGQGRSHAIHLARAGADIVAVDACAQIATFSGYPMAEPGDLAETAHLVEAEGREILTAQVDVRDLDGQQKAVADTVKTFGRLDFVVANAGVCSWGRLWEISPEQFRETVDINLIGVWNTIKATVPAMIAAGNGGSIMTISSSAGVKAPPGCGHYAASKFGVVGLTKSLAVELGEYGIRVNTLLPYGTNTALGNDTSMYKLFEDHPAYVYSYTPNLLKTDGLVEPDEISDVVVWLASDSSRVITGAQVPVDKGFLAR from the coding sequence ATGACGAGGACTATCGAACCGGACCGACCGCTGGCCGGGAAAGTCGCCTATGTGACGGGCGCCGCTCGCGGACAGGGCCGTTCGCATGCGATCCACCTTGCCCGCGCAGGCGCCGACATCGTCGCCGTCGATGCCTGTGCGCAGATCGCGACGTTCAGTGGCTACCCGATGGCCGAACCGGGGGACCTCGCGGAAACCGCACACCTTGTCGAAGCCGAAGGTCGCGAGATACTCACCGCGCAGGTCGACGTGCGCGATCTGGACGGCCAGCAGAAAGCCGTCGCCGACACCGTCAAGACCTTCGGCCGCCTCGACTTCGTCGTCGCCAATGCCGGTGTCTGCAGTTGGGGCCGCCTCTGGGAGATCTCACCCGAGCAGTTCCGTGAGACGGTCGATATCAACCTGATCGGTGTGTGGAACACGATCAAGGCGACGGTGCCGGCCATGATCGCCGCAGGCAACGGCGGCTCCATCATGACTATCAGCTCCTCGGCTGGAGTCAAAGCGCCACCCGGCTGCGGCCATTATGCCGCAAGCAAATTCGGAGTCGTAGGTCTCACCAAGTCGCTGGCCGTCGAACTCGGCGAATACGGCATCCGCGTCAACACCCTGCTGCCCTACGGCACCAACACGGCGCTGGGCAACGACACCTCCATGTACAAGCTCTTCGAAGATCACCCTGCCTATGTCTACAGCTACACCCCGAACCTACTGAAGACCGATGGACTGGTCGAGCCGGACGAGATCTCCGACGTCGTGGTCTGGCTGGCCAGCGACTCCTCCCGGGTGATCACGGGTGCGCAAGTTCCGGTCGACAAGGGCTTCCTCGCTCGGTGA